A region of the Campylobacter showae CSUNSWCD genome:
AGCGAATTTTGGTGCGCTTTAGCTCGGCTATCTTATTTCTTAGTTCGTTTAGACCCACCTGCATACAGGTAAGCTCGAGTCTGCCCAGGTCTATGCCGATGAGATTGCTCAAAAATTTCTCGACTTTATAGTTAAATTTGAGCACGATCTCGTCCTCGCTAAAGCTCAAAATCAAAAATCTATTGTTTAAATTTAAAACCTCGTTTAGCGTTTGGGTTTTGCTTTCAAAAACCATCGCGTAAATTTCAAATTTATCGCTTAGCAACTTTAGTAGGTTAGGATTTGCGATATCTAGCGTCTCATCGAAATTTAACCTAGCTCGCCAATAATCTCTCATCGTCGCAACCGTCGGTATCCTGCCTCCGCTAACGTGAAACTGAGTAATCGCGCCCTCGTCGGAGAGCTTTTTAAAATAAACCCTAATCGTAGAGGCCGGGATCGACATCCCCATGCGCGAACCAAGCTCGCTAGAGCCGATCGGAGCGTTGTCGCTAAGATAAGCTTGAATGATAGAATCAAGTATCAGATCTCGCTTGCTCACCTTTATCATATTAGCA
Encoded here:
- a CDS encoding HrcA family transcriptional regulator, which gives rise to MIKVSKRDLILDSIIQAYLSDNAPIGSSELGSRMGMSIPASTIRVYFKKLSDEGAITQFHVSGGRIPTVATMRDYWRARLNFDETLDIANPNLLKLLSDKFEIYAMVFESKTQTLNEVLNLNNRFLILSFSEDEIVLKFNYKVEKFLSNLIGIDLGRLELTCMQVGLNELRNKIAELKRTKIRFLENEKIALEIFGESFKSALSPSFEMVFDSNLVFFGESYLGMKLDVNYEGKEAKMLCAGSIYNDYERFLNNLKEAA